From Amycolatopsis sp. cg9, one genomic window encodes:
- a CDS encoding Ig-like domain-containing protein: protein MIRIAGLGVVALLLAACSGQTETAGTAQAAGAVGASGTAAVPGVPAATVAFVPGAGDQLSPKDPIVVKASGGTLQAVAVTNPQTGNAVEGDLSPDKTTWTSKDHLRYGATYQVAATAVNQAGAATEQHGEVHTLKPAGVATPSLFQPSSGDFGVGLVIGLKFDHDITDKAAVEKSFKVTSSPAQDGGWYWVGKREVHFRPKDYWKAGSTVKLETTTFGTPIGGGVYGGQDVSATYKVHDSWIAKADGKTHQIKAFHNGQLVKTAPISMGKTADTPPRGPTPTFNGTHTVLSKEDHKIMDSCSYGVCEGDPGYYKAPENWNVRISNDGEYLHENLKTVGVQGSDNVSNGCLNMNTENAKWFFDTFNVGDVVEITNSGGPQLSINNGHGDWAISWSAWQAGSALRG from the coding sequence GTGATCCGTATCGCCGGGCTCGGCGTGGTGGCCCTGCTGTTGGCTGCGTGTAGTGGACAGACCGAGACCGCGGGGACCGCGCAAGCGGCCGGAGCCGTCGGTGCGTCAGGGACGGCGGCGGTACCCGGCGTACCGGCCGCGACGGTGGCGTTCGTGCCCGGTGCCGGAGACCAGCTGAGCCCGAAGGACCCGATCGTCGTCAAGGCGTCGGGGGGCACGTTGCAGGCGGTCGCGGTCACGAACCCGCAGACCGGCAACGCCGTCGAGGGCGACCTCTCGCCGGACAAGACGACGTGGACCAGCAAGGACCACCTCCGGTACGGGGCCACGTACCAGGTGGCCGCCACCGCGGTGAACCAGGCGGGCGCGGCGACCGAGCAGCACGGGGAAGTGCACACGCTCAAGCCGGCCGGGGTCGCCACGCCGTCGCTCTTCCAGCCGTCGTCCGGCGATTTCGGCGTCGGCCTGGTCATCGGCCTGAAGTTCGACCACGACATCACCGACAAGGCCGCGGTGGAGAAGTCGTTCAAGGTGACGTCGTCCCCGGCCCAGGACGGCGGCTGGTACTGGGTGGGCAAACGCGAAGTGCACTTCCGGCCCAAGGACTACTGGAAGGCCGGCTCGACGGTGAAGCTCGAGACCACGACCTTCGGCACGCCGATCGGCGGCGGCGTGTACGGCGGCCAGGACGTCTCGGCCACCTACAAGGTGCACGACTCCTGGATCGCCAAGGCGGACGGCAAGACGCACCAGATCAAGGCGTTCCACAACGGGCAGCTGGTGAAAACCGCGCCGATCAGCATGGGCAAGACCGCCGACACCCCGCCGCGGGGCCCGACACCGACCTTCAACGGCACGCACACCGTGCTGTCGAAGGAGGACCACAAGATCATGGACTCCTGCAGCTACGGCGTGTGCGAGGGCGACCCCGGCTACTACAAGGCGCCGGAGAACTGGAACGTCCGGATCTCCAACGACGGTGAATACCTGCACGAGAACCTGAAGACGGTGGGTGTGCAGGGCAGCGACAACGTCTCCAACGGCTGCCTCAACATGAACACCGAGAACGCCAAGTGGTTCTTCGACACCTTCAACGTCGGCGACGTCGTCGAGATCACCAACTCGGGCGGCCCGCAGCTGTCGATCAACAACGGACACGGGGACTGGGCCATCAGCTGGAGCGCCTGGCAGGCGGGCAGCGCCCTGCGCGGCTGA
- a CDS encoding Na+/H+ antiporter has translation MRGVETVLFLVVVATVVATFARRLRVPAPSLLVVAGVAVGLLPGVPVVQVTPDVISLVVLPPLLFAAGEELPWRDLRAVGRPVAVLSVGLVLLSAAAVIGTAVAVTPLPVGMAFVLGAVLASTDPVAVTALARRLALPPRVQALIQAESLFNDATSLLLFRVALFLAVAGGAASWSRTLGEFGLLAGGGLAVGVLTALGAFLIRRRTEDPVLETVISLVTPYAGYLVAESVGGSGVTAVVVASVILGTQAERLTTARIRLQVGAVYQTVVFLLESVVFGLIGLQLPALVRRVAGDGAWWLLQAVAIAATLVLARLLLVFVLSAVRQRREAGRISWQVPAVVSWAGARGVVPLAAALSLPVATLDGSALPARDLVLLLTTAVIVLTLVVQGFTLAPLVRRAGIALDPADLRTEYSAARRKLAEAGLSHLDHLAETESAPAFAVDQLRAGWQARLDHIRGDTGEDDWVRGIDYRALRRELIDVEAAELTRLFEAGEITDGTRRRIQRLLDLEHAGLED, from the coding sequence ATGCGTGGTGTGGAAACCGTACTGTTCCTCGTGGTCGTCGCGACCGTGGTCGCCACCTTCGCCCGGCGGCTGCGGGTTCCGGCGCCCTCGCTGCTGGTCGTCGCCGGCGTCGCCGTGGGGCTGCTGCCCGGGGTGCCGGTCGTGCAGGTGACCCCGGACGTGATCAGCCTCGTCGTGCTCCCGCCGCTGCTGTTCGCGGCGGGGGAGGAGCTGCCGTGGCGGGACCTGCGCGCGGTCGGGCGGCCGGTCGCGGTCCTGTCGGTCGGGCTGGTGCTGCTCTCGGCCGCGGCGGTGATCGGCACGGCGGTCGCGGTCACGCCGTTGCCGGTGGGGATGGCGTTCGTGCTGGGCGCGGTGCTGGCGAGCACCGACCCGGTCGCGGTGACGGCCCTGGCGCGGCGGCTGGCGCTGCCGCCCCGGGTCCAGGCGCTGATCCAGGCGGAGAGCCTGTTCAACGACGCGACCAGCCTGCTGCTGTTCCGGGTGGCGTTGTTCCTGGCCGTCGCGGGCGGGGCCGCGTCGTGGAGCCGGACGCTGGGGGAGTTCGGGCTGCTCGCGGGCGGTGGCCTGGCGGTCGGCGTGCTCACGGCGCTCGGCGCGTTCCTGATCCGGCGCCGGACCGAGGACCCGGTGCTGGAGACGGTGATTTCGCTGGTCACGCCGTACGCGGGGTACCTCGTCGCGGAGTCGGTCGGCGGGTCGGGCGTCACCGCGGTGGTCGTGGCCAGTGTGATCCTCGGGACCCAAGCCGAACGGCTGACGACCGCGCGGATCCGGCTGCAGGTCGGCGCGGTCTACCAGACCGTGGTGTTCCTGCTGGAGAGCGTCGTGTTCGGCCTCATCGGACTCCAGCTGCCCGCGCTGGTGCGGCGGGTGGCCGGCGACGGCGCGTGGTGGCTGCTGCAGGCCGTGGCCATCGCGGCGACGCTCGTCCTGGCGCGGCTGCTGCTGGTGTTCGTGCTTTCGGCCGTGCGGCAACGGCGCGAGGCCGGCCGGATCTCCTGGCAGGTCCCCGCGGTCGTCTCGTGGGCGGGCGCGCGCGGCGTGGTGCCGCTGGCGGCGGCGCTGTCCCTGCCGGTGGCCACGTTGGACGGTTCGGCGTTGCCCGCGCGGGACCTCGTCCTGCTGCTGACGACGGCGGTGATCGTGCTGACGCTCGTGGTCCAGGGCTTCACGCTCGCCCCGCTGGTCCGCCGGGCGGGGATCGCGCTGGACCCGGCCGATCTGCGCACCGAGTACTCCGCCGCCCGCCGCAAGCTCGCCGAAGCCGGCCTGTCGCACCTGGACCACCTCGCCGAGACCGAGTCCGCGCCGGCGTTCGCGGTCGACCAGCTCCGCGCGGGCTGGCAGGCGCGCCTCGACCACATCCGGGGCGACACCGGTGAGGACGACTGGGTGCGCGGCATCGACTACCGGGCCCTGCGGCGCGAGCTGATCGACGTCGAGGCGGCCGAGCTGACCCGCCTGTTCGAGGCGGGCGAGATCACCGACGGCACCCGCCGCCGCATCCAGCGGCTGCTCGACCTCGAGCACGCCGGCCTCGAGGACTGA